The following proteins are encoded in a genomic region of Herminiimonas arsenicoxydans:
- a CDS encoding Conserved hypothetical protein; putative exported protein (Evidence 4 : Homologs of previously reported genes of unknown function), translating to MSEARMTWRPLRWLFSRHAAKTLLWLVLVVAAAVGANVAGIYLVGSVAAWERWLAASAGYFFIWRLCLYGGTAYGWVWMRRRLLAREDSTQARRRLIRAEVAGVLAIVALEASLLMQAA from the coding sequence ATGAGCGAGGCTCGCATGACTTGGCGTCCACTACGCTGGCTGTTCAGCCGGCACGCGGCGAAAACCCTGCTATGGCTTGTGCTGGTCGTGGCCGCCGCCGTAGGGGCCAACGTCGCGGGCATCTACCTGGTCGGCAGTGTCGCGGCCTGGGAGCGGTGGCTGGCGGCGTCCGCAGGGTATTTCTTCATCTGGCGACTGTGCCTGTACGGCGGTACGGCCTATGGATGGGTCTGGATGCGCCGTCGGCTGCTGGCCCGCGAAGACAGCACGCAGGCGCGACGTCGGCTGATCCGCGCAGAGGTCGCCGGCGTCCTTGCCATTGTGGCGCTCGAAGCCAGCCTGTTGATGCAGGCCGCTTGA
- a CDS encoding Conserved hypothetical protein; putative exported protein (Evidence 4 : Homologs of previously reported genes of unknown function), translated as MKFRPAFNPFSRRVRRTRIVMAVAGALALTSGVAWSQLGYQTGGSVIGDDVMYSIGGGNAVSMGRAAGMRSLGVGVGWNSNLICGDMSIQTTLKNQLNGVTNGFQQIMSSVIQSATSAVASLPALIIQRADPGLYNLLTNGVLQARLDFDRSKLTCRAMAERMAETAGGQLGWSQMAEGLALRDAVSSTDAVSAVEQAETRRGNDGVPWVGGSNAGGSGQPAIKVVGDVTRAGYNLVNGRGVTDTSSIAPTSCSSLSCQTWTSPQAAVEWATRVLGEKEQRTCDACTKTETTPGVGLTPLIQEEYDAKLQALQDLVSKAKNTTPENLREAGSASLPITRGVIEALRDEPDQHLLSQRLASEVALSSVLEKALLLQRTLLTGKKEPNVAANELAVEAVNKESDTLDREIQNLKTELELRRELANNSPMAIIQRHSTRASGSRGIYEGDPVPDRLDQLQKGNPGGRP; from the coding sequence ATGAAGTTCCGTCCTGCATTCAATCCGTTCTCCCGCCGGGTACGTCGCACGAGGATCGTCATGGCGGTGGCCGGTGCGCTCGCGCTGACGAGCGGTGTGGCCTGGAGCCAACTGGGCTACCAGACCGGCGGCAGTGTCATCGGCGATGACGTCATGTACTCGATCGGCGGCGGAAACGCCGTGTCGATGGGACGTGCGGCTGGCATGCGCTCTCTCGGGGTCGGCGTGGGCTGGAACAGCAACTTGATCTGCGGTGACATGAGCATCCAGACCACGTTGAAGAATCAGCTCAACGGCGTCACCAACGGCTTCCAGCAAATCATGTCATCGGTGATCCAAAGCGCCACCAGCGCGGTGGCGTCGTTGCCGGCACTGATCATTCAGCGGGCCGATCCCGGCCTCTACAACCTGCTCACCAATGGCGTGTTGCAGGCACGGCTCGATTTCGACCGCTCCAAGCTGACGTGCCGTGCCATGGCGGAGAGGATGGCCGAGACGGCGGGCGGGCAGCTCGGCTGGAGCCAGATGGCAGAAGGCTTGGCGCTGCGCGATGCGGTGTCGAGCACGGATGCGGTCTCGGCCGTCGAGCAGGCCGAGACGCGCCGCGGCAATGACGGTGTGCCGTGGGTCGGGGGCAGCAACGCGGGAGGCTCCGGCCAGCCCGCGATCAAGGTCGTCGGCGATGTCACCCGCGCCGGCTACAACCTGGTCAACGGCCGCGGCGTGACCGATACATCGTCCATCGCACCGACCAGTTGCAGCAGTCTCTCGTGCCAGACCTGGACCTCGCCGCAGGCCGCCGTCGAGTGGGCCACGCGCGTACTCGGCGAGAAGGAACAGCGCACTTGCGATGCCTGCACCAAGACCGAGACGACGCCCGGCGTAGGGCTGACGCCGTTGATCCAAGAAGAATACGACGCCAAGCTGCAGGCGCTCCAGGATCTGGTGTCCAAGGCGAAGAACACGACGCCCGAGAACCTGCGCGAGGCTGGCAGTGCATCGCTGCCCATCACCCGCGGCGTGATCGAGGCGCTGCGTGACGAGCCGGACCAGCACCTGCTGTCGCAGCGCCTGGCGTCCGAGGTCGCGCTGTCCTCCGTGCTGGAGAAGGCGCTGTTGCTACAGCGCACGCTGCTCACGGGCAAGAAAGAGCCCAACGTCGCGGCCAACGAGCTTGCGGTGGAGGCCGTGAACAAGGAGAGCGATACGCTCGACCGCGAGATCCAGAACCTCAAAACGGAACTGGAACTGCGCCGCGAGCTGGCCAACAACTCGCCGATGGCCATCATTCAGCGCCATAGCACGCGCGCTTCGGGTTCGCGCGGCATCTACGAGGGCGATCCGGTGCCCGACCGTCTCGACCAACTCCAGAAGGGCAATCCGGGAGGTCGGCCATGA